The genomic stretch ACGGTAAAGATGATTGGGTAAATAAATACGGTGATTTATCGAGTTGTGTGTTAATGGGGGAAAGTGCGGGGGGTAATATTACGTACCATGTTGGGTTAAAAGCAGCGGTCCAAAGTAACGATTTTAAACCGTTGGTTATTAAAGGTTTGGTTTTAATCCAACCGTTTTTGGGCCGTTTGAATCGGACTAAACCCGAGACTCAATTAGAAAATGACGTGGTTCGACAGCTGGAGCTTTGTGATTTTATGTGGGAGCTTTCTTTACCGGTTGGGATGGACCAGGATCATGAGTACAGTAACCCGTGTCGAGATGGGGGTTCGAGATTGGTGGACCGGGTTCGGGATTTAGGTTGGTGGGTTATGTTTGTGAGTTGTGACGGTGACCCGTTATTCGATAGGTGTGTGGAATTGGCTAAGTTGTTGGAAAATAAAGGGGTTAGTGTTAGAAGAATGTTTAGTGAAGGGGGTCAACATGGGATGTTTGTTGGTGGTGATCGTGTTAAGAGATTAGAATTTCTTGATTATTTGAAAGGGGTTTGGCCTTGACACAACTTACAATTTGATTGTGTTGTGAGTGAATTGACTATAAAATAATTTAGGTCAATTTATCTTTGTAACTTGTAATGGTGAAAAGTGTTTTCTTTCGAGTTTTAGGTGATAT from Silene latifolia isolate original U9 population chromosome 5, ASM4854445v1, whole genome shotgun sequence encodes the following:
- the LOC141655856 gene encoding carboxylesterase 1-like, translated to MSLPNAPELYAALHITPNLNGTVTRLSEHYPTVPPSTTDPTSPTLSKDIPVNPDNNTWVRIFLPSEFLNSDAKLPILIYIHGGGFVVASPDFPPFHEFCSEAAHRLGAMVISVKYRLAPEHRLPAAYDDVLEALTWVKDGKDDWVNKYGDLSSCVLMGESAGGNITYHVGLKAAVQSNDFKPLVIKGLVLIQPFLGRLNRTKPETQLENDVVRQLELCDFMWELSLPVGMDQDHEYSNPCRDGGSRLVDRVRDLGWWVMFVSCDGDPLFDRCVELAKLLENKGVSVRRMFSEGGQHGMFVGGDRVKRLEFLDYLKGVWP